The Humulus lupulus chromosome 3, drHumLupu1.1, whole genome shotgun sequence genome window below encodes:
- the LOC133822381 gene encoding F-box protein At1g67340 produces the protein MRTRRGLCYPRVGGGGFGGGGMFLEKVKVINKRKDFVGQRNIDSRKRTKISPEISSGTGHDLFDSLPDDLVISILTKLSSTARSPSDFANVLITCKRLKNLGLNSIVLSKASPKTFSVNAKNWSEPAHRFLKQCAEAGNVEACYTLGMIRFYCLQNRGSGASLMAKAAISSHAPALYSLAVIQFNGSGGSKSDKDLRAGVALCARAAFLGHIDALRELGHCLQDGYGVRQNITEGRRFLIQANARELASVISSAAVSGIPTRQWLTWNPLPHPHPHPHPQLRHLTGSGCPLLSDFGCNVPAPEAHPASRFMAEWFAARGGSPGNGLRLCSHVGCGRPETRRHEFRRCSVCGAVNYCSRACQALDWKLRHKAECAPVERWVDEEGEVPDGDGAVNGADDMMADS, from the exons ATGAGAACAAGAAGAGGTCTCTGTTACCCAAGAGTTGGTGGTGGTGGCTTTGGCGGTGGAGGAATGTTTTTGGAGAAGGTTAAAGTAATTAACAAGCGAAAAGATTTCGTCGGACAAAGGAATATTGATAGTCGGAAAAGAACAAAAATTTCGCCGGAGATTTCTTCCGGTACCGGTCATGATTTATTCGACTCATTACCTGACGACCTTGTTATATCTATTCTCACCAAACTTAGTTCCACCGCTCGTTCCCCTTCCGATTTCGCCAACGTATTGATAAC ATGCAAGAGATTAAAGAATTTGGGGCTTAATTCAATAGTGTTGTCTAAAGCTTCACCAAAAACATTCTCCGTTAATGCCAAGAACTGGTCCGAGCCGGCTCATCGATTCTTGAAACAGTGTGCGGAAGCTGGTAATGTTGAGGCCTGTTACACTCTCGGCATG ATTCGTTTCTACTGTTTGCAAAACCGAGGAAGTGGAGCCTCGCTCATGGCCAAGGCGGCGATTAGTTCTCACGCGCCGGCTTTATATTCTCTCGCCGTTATCCAGTTCAACGGCAGCGGTGGCTCTAAAAGCGACAAGGACCTGAGAGCCGGTGTGGCTCTATGTGCACGCGCCGCCTTCCTTGGTCACATAGACGCGCTCCGGGAGCTCGGGCACTGCCTCCAAGACGGCTACGGCGTCCGCCAAAATATTACGGAGGGAAGGCGTTTCCTCATCCAGGCCAACGCGCGGGAGCTCGCGTCGGTTATTTCGTCGGCAGCGGTTTCCGGTATTCCCACGCGCCAGTGGCTCACGTGGAACCCACTCCCCCACCCGCACCCTCATCCTCACCCGCAGTTACGGCACTTGACCGGTTCGGGTTGTCCGTTGCTGAGCGATTTCGGTTGCAACGTACCGGCGCCGGAGGCTCACCCCGCCAGCCGTTTCATGGCGGAGTGGTTCGCCGCACGTGGGGGTTCACCGGGCAACGGTTTGAGACTTTGTTCACACGTGGGATGTGGCCGGCCGGAGACGAGGAGGCACGAGTTTCGTCGGTGCTCTGTGTGTGGTGCAGTGAATTACTGCTCACGAGCGTGTCAGGCGCTTGATTGGAAGCTTCGCCACAAGGCCGAGTGTGCCCCTGTGGAACGGTGGGTCGACGAGGAAGGTGAAGTTCCTGACGGTGACGGAGCCGTTAATGGGGCTGATGACATGATGGCTGATAGCTGA